Proteins co-encoded in one Opitutus terrae PB90-1 genomic window:
- a CDS encoding FtsW/RodA/SpoVE family cell cycle protein: MNLPSPTETVAMFKTTTRGRWDLLTPVTLVLLGLIGIAFIYSAQHSVPVSASSSILGREWFKQVVFLTLGAGLYLVVSLIDYRFWLAVSHWFYLACLVPLLIVLIPGVGGAAAEKWGASRWIDFGFFSFQPSETAKVGVLLITASLLIRSEIGTVRQSLSVLGKLALAVGAPMFLILLQPDLKSAIVLPPMVFSMLYVSKLSSRFFAAALGAFLLIVGLVTWDSVNYVRFMDAHGYDYTRDRGKFEAAGNEIMPFHDYQRNRILAFAAPEKVDPQGTGVAYNLSQSLISVGSGGLGGKGWTEGTQAQLGYLPRSVAHNDFIFSVIAEEKGFLGSLTVLSLFGIVLFNGIRIAGLARDRFGTLLAIGVTVLFAVHVFVNIAMTIGLVPITGIPLPFISYGGSFVLSCCLLQGLVQSVYRFRKDFT; this comes from the coding sequence CCTGCTCACGCCGGTCACGCTGGTGCTGCTGGGGCTGATCGGCATCGCATTCATCTATAGTGCGCAGCATTCCGTGCCCGTCTCCGCCAGCTCCTCGATTCTCGGCCGGGAATGGTTCAAGCAGGTCGTGTTTCTCACCCTCGGCGCGGGGCTCTACCTGGTCGTTTCGCTCATCGACTACCGATTCTGGCTCGCGGTGTCGCACTGGTTCTATCTCGCCTGCCTCGTGCCGCTGCTGATCGTGCTGATCCCCGGCGTAGGCGGCGCCGCGGCCGAAAAGTGGGGCGCCAGCCGCTGGATCGACTTTGGCTTCTTCTCCTTTCAACCCTCCGAAACCGCGAAGGTCGGCGTGCTCCTGATCACCGCCAGCCTCCTGATCCGGAGCGAGATCGGCACCGTCCGGCAGTCACTCAGTGTCTTGGGGAAATTGGCCCTTGCGGTGGGTGCACCCATGTTCTTGATCTTGCTACAACCCGACCTCAAGTCGGCGATCGTCCTACCCCCCATGGTTTTCTCGATGCTTTACGTCTCAAAGCTGTCGTCGCGGTTCTTCGCGGCGGCGCTGGGAGCGTTCCTGCTCATCGTGGGGCTGGTCACTTGGGACAGCGTCAACTACGTGCGGTTCATGGACGCGCACGGCTACGACTATACGCGCGATCGCGGCAAATTCGAGGCGGCCGGCAACGAGATCATGCCGTTCCACGACTACCAGCGGAACCGCATCCTGGCCTTCGCCGCCCCGGAGAAAGTCGATCCGCAGGGCACGGGCGTGGCCTACAATCTTTCACAATCGTTGATCTCCGTCGGCTCCGGCGGACTCGGCGGCAAGGGCTGGACCGAGGGCACGCAGGCGCAGCTCGGCTACCTGCCGCGCTCGGTCGCCCACAACGATTTCATCTTCTCGGTCATCGCCGAGGAAAAAGGTTTTCTGGGAAGCCTCACGGTTCTCAGCCTGTTTGGGATAGTGTTGTTCAACGGCATCCGCATCGCCGGTCTCGCCCGAGACCGCTTCGGCACCCTGCTCGCCATCGGCGTCACGGTGCTGTTCGCCGTGCATGTGTTCGTGAACATCGCCATGACCATCGGGCTGGTGCCCATCACGGGCATACCACTTCCCTTCATCAGCTACGGTGGCTCCTTTGTGCTTAGTTGCTGCTTGCTGCAAGGACTGGTCCAGAGCGTCTATCGCTTCAGGAAGGACTTCACATGA
- a CDS encoding Rne/Rng family ribonuclease encodes MSDQPQSQSSPGIPQDIIRKYDEELVNPPAPGEVGPVTAAELKAGAAERAKQRPFLQKILSVFQKEKGSYRELIINSEPLEKRVALLVDGRLEKFEIERESDNRMVGGIYKGRIKNLDAGLKAAFVDIGYTKNAFLHYWDMLPAAADSSVEVVRVNKKKNAPPRPVDPTVKDIPQMYPPGTDIVIQVTKGPIGTKGPRTTTNLSIPGRYLILTPFSDGCGISRKIEDPAERKRLKQLINELTIPEGMGVIVRTAGEGKKARYFVRDLHILLKTWQDITNKMQNERAPACLYQEPDLVERTVRDFLTEEVDRVLIDNREDFERTQQLVAMISKRSANKIAFYKDSIPIFERFNIERQIEQTGQRKVPLPSGGEIVIDETEALISIDVNTGSHKSRGGDEKNVIYAVNLEAATEIARQIRLRNLGGLVIIDFIDMKERRHRNAVYEKMVQEMSSDKAKNHILPISTLGILQMTRQRQQESLSSNLYTDCPYCRGRGIVKSATTMSVELQRKLSSVVRRLQLRNDGREYSLRVLVHPSILERLRSEDAELLVRMEKLFGVKLAFRADPNYHLENFKIINALTGEEYR; translated from the coding sequence ATGAGCGATCAACCGCAGTCGCAGTCCAGCCCTGGGATCCCTCAGGACATCATCCGCAAATACGACGAAGAGCTCGTTAATCCGCCTGCCCCGGGCGAGGTCGGTCCGGTCACGGCCGCCGAGCTCAAGGCCGGTGCGGCCGAGCGCGCCAAGCAACGACCGTTTCTCCAAAAGATCTTGTCCGTTTTCCAAAAGGAGAAGGGCTCCTATCGCGAGTTGATCATCAACTCCGAGCCGCTGGAAAAACGCGTCGCGCTGCTCGTCGACGGCCGGCTGGAAAAATTCGAGATCGAGCGCGAGTCGGACAACCGGATGGTCGGCGGCATCTACAAGGGCCGCATCAAGAATCTCGACGCCGGCCTCAAGGCGGCATTCGTCGACATCGGCTACACCAAGAACGCGTTTCTGCATTACTGGGACATGCTCCCCGCCGCCGCCGACTCGTCCGTCGAGGTCGTCCGCGTCAACAAGAAGAAGAATGCCCCGCCGCGGCCGGTTGACCCGACCGTGAAGGACATCCCGCAGATGTATCCGCCGGGCACGGATATCGTGATCCAGGTCACGAAGGGCCCGATCGGCACCAAGGGCCCGCGCACCACGACGAACCTTTCCATCCCCGGCCGCTACCTGATCCTCACGCCGTTCTCCGATGGCTGCGGCATCTCCCGGAAGATCGAGGATCCCGCCGAGCGCAAGCGGCTGAAGCAGCTGATCAACGAGCTCACGATTCCCGAGGGCATGGGCGTGATCGTCCGCACCGCCGGCGAGGGCAAGAAGGCCCGCTATTTCGTTCGCGATCTGCACATCCTGCTGAAGACCTGGCAGGACATCACGAACAAGATGCAGAACGAGCGCGCCCCGGCCTGCCTCTACCAGGAGCCGGATCTCGTCGAGCGCACCGTGCGTGATTTCCTGACCGAGGAGGTCGACCGCGTGCTGATCGACAACCGCGAGGATTTCGAGCGCACGCAGCAGCTGGTGGCGATGATCTCGAAACGCTCCGCCAACAAGATCGCGTTCTACAAGGACAGCATCCCGATCTTCGAGCGGTTCAACATCGAGCGGCAGATCGAGCAGACCGGCCAGCGCAAGGTTCCGCTGCCGTCCGGCGGCGAAATCGTCATCGACGAAACCGAGGCGCTCATCTCGATCGACGTGAACACCGGTTCGCACAAGAGCCGCGGGGGCGACGAGAAGAACGTCATCTACGCCGTCAACCTCGAGGCCGCGACCGAGATCGCGCGCCAGATCCGGCTGCGCAACCTCGGCGGGCTGGTGATCATCGACTTCATCGACATGAAGGAGCGGCGCCACCGCAACGCCGTCTACGAGAAGATGGTCCAGGAGATGTCCTCGGACAAAGCGAAGAACCACATCCTGCCGATCTCGACGCTGGGCATCCTGCAGATGACGCGCCAGCGCCAGCAGGAATCGCTTTCGAGCAATCTCTACACCGACTGCCCGTATTGCCGTGGCCGCGGCATCGTGAAGTCGGCGACGACGATGTCGGTCGAGCTCCAGCGCAAGCTGAGTTCGGTGGTGCGGCGGCTGCAATTGCGCAACGACGGCCGGGAGTATTCGCTCCGCGTCTTGGTGCACCCGAGCATCCTTGAGCGCCTGCGCAGCGAGGACGCCGAGCTGCTGGTGCGGATGGAGAAACTCTTCGGCGTGAAGTTGGCCTTCCGCGCCGACCCGAACTATCATCTCGAGAATTTCAAGATCATCAACGCCCTCACCGGCGAAGAGTATCGGTAG
- a CDS encoding DsrE family protein, translated as MRPTRTMFGAHASRWSASAAVSFAVDLWRYENGPPWNFLRRWESDYHGTTPLKIEAESEMKTAIVIMSDPRAGEEALGRLFNGLAVADEALKAGDHVAIVFNGAGTRWPGELAQPQHPAHALYHAVREAVHGASCGCAAVFGATQSVEAAGLPLLKDKALPGTPGILNLHRYLTDGWHTLVF; from the coding sequence ATGCGCCCAACGCGCACGATGTTTGGCGCGCACGCTTCACGTTGGAGCGCGAGTGCGGCCGTGAGCTTCGCCGTCGACCTTTGGCGTTACGAAAACGGTCCGCCATGGAATTTTCTGCGTCGTTGGGAATCTGACTACCACGGCACCACGCCGCTCAAAATCGAAGCTGAATCAGAAATGAAAACCGCCATCGTCATCATGTCCGATCCCAGGGCCGGAGAGGAAGCCTTGGGGCGTTTGTTCAACGGTCTCGCCGTCGCCGACGAGGCATTGAAGGCCGGCGACCACGTCGCGATCGTCTTCAACGGCGCGGGCACGCGCTGGCCGGGGGAACTCGCCCAGCCGCAGCATCCGGCACACGCACTCTACCATGCGGTGCGCGAGGCCGTGCACGGTGCCTCATGCGGCTGCGCCGCAGTATTCGGCGCAACGCAAAGCGTGGAAGCCGCCGGCCTGCCGTTGCTGAAGGACAAAGCCCTCCCAGGCACCCCGGGCATCTTGAACCTGCATCGCTACCTCACCGACGGCTGGCACACGCTCGTCTTTTGA
- a CDS encoding YHS domain-containing (seleno)protein, which translates to MTAALAFARGPVNATSHSHIALQGYDPVGFFTDAKAVKGNFALSETYDGYTYLFASEAHQNQFKSNPEKYLPAFGGFCAFGVSKRKFVPVDIDTWEIVDGRLILQFSQDVKKKFAEDKAANLRQADANWPKLAMSPDE; encoded by the coding sequence TTGACCGCCGCGCTCGCTTTCGCCCGCGGGCCGGTGAACGCCACCAGCCATTCCCACATCGCGCTTCAGGGTTACGACCCGGTCGGGTTCTTCACCGACGCGAAGGCGGTCAAGGGTAACTTCGCCCTCTCCGAAACCTACGATGGCTACACCTACCTGTTCGCCTCGGAGGCCCACCAAAACCAATTCAAATCCAACCCGGAGAAATACCTGCCCGCCTTCGGCGGCTTCTGTGCCTTCGGCGTCTCCAAGCGTAAATTCGTTCCGGTCGATATCGACACGTGGGAGATCGTCGACGGCCGCCTGATTCTGCAATTCAGCCAAGACGTCAAAAAGAAGTTCGCCGAGGACAAAGCGGCGAACCTCCGACAGGCCGACGCCAACTGGCCGAAGCTTGCCATGAGTCCCGACGAGTAA
- a CDS encoding RNA polymerase sigma factor, which translates to MDDVDYEQAVALYHEDLYRFAFSLARNPDDACDLTQESYCRLLTKGGQLRDRTKVKSWLFTTLYRTFLGRKRHEKYFPHAELSTVERELPALTPDLVDKIDGDIVIEALNEIDEHHRTPLVLFYLQSLSYREIAELLDVPIGTVMSRLSRGKALLRALVTARALQPATSNVIPLPALQRLRN; encoded by the coding sequence GTGGACGATGTGGACTACGAACAAGCCGTGGCGCTGTATCACGAGGATCTTTACCGGTTCGCGTTCAGCCTCGCGCGCAATCCCGACGATGCCTGCGACCTGACCCAGGAATCCTACTGCCGGCTGCTCACGAAGGGCGGCCAGCTGCGCGATCGCACGAAAGTGAAGTCCTGGCTCTTCACCACCCTCTACCGGACGTTCCTCGGCCGGAAACGCCACGAGAAGTATTTTCCCCACGCGGAGCTTTCCACGGTGGAGCGGGAACTGCCCGCACTGACGCCCGATCTCGTCGACAAGATCGATGGCGACATCGTCATCGAAGCGCTGAACGAAATCGACGAACACCACCGCACGCCGCTGGTGCTCTTCTACCTGCAAAGCCTCTCCTATCGCGAGATCGCGGAGCTGCTCGACGTGCCGATCGGCACGGTCATGTCGCGCCTCTCGCGCGGCAAAGCCCTCCTCCGCGCGCTCGTCACCGCGCGCGCCTTGCAGCCCGCCACCTCCAACGTGATTCCGCTGCCCGCCCTGCAGCGGCTCAGAAACTAA
- a CDS encoding methyltransferase domain-containing protein, with amino-acid sequence MPTEHAVKQRYAAAAKAPEAALCCPVDYDRRYLEIIPAEVIEKDYGCGDPSRYVKPGETVLDLGSGTGKICFIAAQVVGPQGRVIGVDMTDEMLEVARRNAPVVAERLGYANVEFRKGRIQDLALDLEQLDRELARRPISDATSFLAAQDLADELRVRAPLVADGTIDVVVSNCVLNLVEPRAKRTLFEQISRVLRRGGRAVISDIVADEPVPDALQQNPELWSGCISGALTEEEFLQAFADAGFHGIQMLKRDTAPWRTVEGIEFRSVTVQAFKGKQGPCLERNQAVVYLGPFKEVLDDDGHRLVRGRRHAVCDKTYRLYQQEPYRTHFAAIDPLHEVPLTDAKPFDCAGARLRHPRETKGQDYDATTTAAQSRAGGCC; translated from the coding sequence ATGCCCACCGAACACGCCGTCAAGCAACGCTACGCCGCCGCCGCGAAAGCTCCCGAGGCCGCACTCTGCTGCCCCGTCGATTACGACCGTCGCTACCTCGAGATCATTCCCGCCGAGGTCATCGAAAAAGACTACGGCTGCGGCGACCCGTCACGTTACGTCAAACCCGGCGAGACAGTCCTGGATCTCGGCAGCGGCACGGGAAAGATCTGCTTCATCGCCGCGCAGGTCGTCGGCCCGCAGGGCCGCGTGATCGGCGTCGACATGACCGATGAGATGCTCGAGGTCGCCCGGCGCAACGCGCCGGTCGTCGCCGAACGCCTCGGCTACGCCAACGTCGAGTTTCGCAAGGGTCGCATTCAGGACCTCGCGCTCGATCTGGAGCAACTCGATCGCGAGTTGGCGCGGCGCCCCATTTCCGACGCCACCTCGTTTCTCGCCGCGCAAGACCTGGCCGACGAACTGCGCGTTCGCGCGCCACTCGTCGCGGACGGCACGATCGATGTCGTTGTCTCCAATTGTGTGCTCAACCTGGTCGAACCACGCGCGAAGCGCACGCTCTTCGAACAGATTTCCCGCGTGCTGCGGCGAGGCGGCCGCGCCGTCATCTCCGATATCGTGGCCGACGAGCCGGTGCCGGACGCCTTGCAGCAGAATCCGGAACTGTGGAGCGGCTGCATCAGCGGCGCACTCACCGAGGAGGAGTTTCTGCAGGCATTCGCCGATGCGGGCTTTCACGGCATCCAGATGCTCAAGCGCGACACCGCACCCTGGCGCACCGTCGAAGGCATCGAATTTCGCTCGGTCACGGTGCAGGCCTTCAAGGGCAAGCAGGGGCCTTGCCTCGAGCGCAACCAGGCGGTCGTCTACCTCGGGCCGTTCAAGGAGGTGCTCGACGACGACGGCCATCGCCTGGTGCGCGGTCGCCGCCACGCCGTGTGCGACAAGACCTACCGGCTTTACCAGCAGGAGCCTTATCGTACCCACTTCGCCGCCATCGATCCGCTGCACGAAGTCCCGCTGACAGACGCGAAGCCGTTCGACTGCGCCGGCGCTCGTCTGCGGCATCCGCGAGAAACCAAGGGCCAGGACTACGATGCGACGACGACCGCCGCGCAATCCCGCGCCGGAGGTTGCTGCTGA
- a CDS encoding DUF1223 domain-containing protein, translated as MATSARHIRRALIAIVLEVSLGCAGFAQSSAIEIRSPAHHVTLLELYTSEGCSSCPPAEAWVGGLRNDAGLWTEFVPLAFHVDYWDHLGWQDPWAERSYADRQRRYAAEWGSGTIYTPGFVLDGREWRDWRSQRTALKAVAAKAGVLTASSTDGRQWAITFDAADAPDRADVHAALLWSGVHSDVKAGENRGRHLSHDFVVAALTRAPLTRRGDALHGEVALRPDRKPPAEARLALAVWVTRPGELSPLQAAGGWLPGAAD; from the coding sequence ATGGCCACCTCCGCTCGTCATATTCGCCGGGCGCTGATCGCGATCGTGCTCGAAGTCTCCCTGGGATGCGCGGGCTTCGCGCAATCGTCGGCGATCGAGATCCGCAGTCCCGCCCATCACGTCACGCTGCTCGAGCTCTATACGTCCGAAGGCTGCAGCAGTTGTCCGCCCGCAGAGGCCTGGGTTGGCGGTCTGCGCAACGATGCGGGTTTGTGGACCGAGTTCGTGCCGCTCGCGTTTCACGTGGACTACTGGGATCACCTCGGCTGGCAGGATCCCTGGGCGGAACGGAGCTACGCGGATCGGCAGCGGCGGTATGCGGCGGAATGGGGCTCCGGCACCATTTACACGCCCGGATTCGTGCTCGACGGACGGGAATGGCGCGACTGGCGGAGCCAGCGCACCGCGCTGAAGGCGGTGGCCGCGAAGGCTGGTGTGCTGACCGCGTCATCGACCGATGGCCGACAATGGGCGATCACCTTCGATGCCGCCGACGCACCGGATCGCGCCGACGTCCATGCCGCGCTGCTTTGGAGTGGCGTGCATTCCGATGTGAAAGCTGGTGAAAACCGCGGCCGGCATCTGTCGCACGATTTCGTGGTCGCCGCTCTGACGCGCGCCCCCCTCACCCGACGGGGCGATGCGCTCCACGGCGAGGTGGCGCTGCGACCGGATCGGAAACCTCCCGCCGAGGCCCGGCTCGCTCTGGCCGTGTGGGTCACTCGCCCCGGCGAGTTGTCGCCGCTACAGGCGGCCGGCGGCTGGCTGCCTGGCGCCGCAGATTGA
- a CDS encoding inorganic phosphate transporter, protein MITVIVLLAVCFLAYANGANDNFKGVASLFGSGTTSYRTAISWATVTTFAGSVAAIFLAEALVGKFSGKGLVPDALTASPPFLLAVALGAGAAVILATLLGFPVSTTHGLIGSLVGAGTAAAGPEVDFAVLGQAFVLPLLVSPLLAIATGACVYGTLHRGRIRSGITRNTCVCGGLENPVALPVVASGAAAFSRPSSTLTLTVGDNAACAARYDGRVFGVDAGRLLDGLHLLSAGAVSFARGLNDTPKIAALLFAVHALDLRWGLAAVASAMAIGGLLNARKVADTMSHRLTSMNPGQGFAANLSTAALVTTASLHGLPVSTTHVSVGALLGMGLVTRQTRWKPVVGVLAAWVVTLPCAALLGALAYVLIR, encoded by the coding sequence ATGATCACTGTCATCGTTCTCCTCGCCGTCTGTTTTCTCGCCTACGCCAACGGCGCCAACGACAACTTCAAGGGCGTCGCCAGCCTCTTCGGCAGCGGCACGACGAGCTATCGCACCGCGATTTCCTGGGCCACCGTCACGACGTTCGCCGGCAGCGTGGCGGCGATTTTCCTCGCCGAAGCGCTCGTCGGCAAGTTCTCCGGCAAGGGTTTGGTGCCCGATGCGCTCACAGCCTCGCCGCCCTTCCTTCTCGCCGTCGCGCTCGGCGCCGGCGCGGCGGTGATACTTGCCACGCTGCTCGGGTTTCCTGTTTCCACGACCCACGGGCTCATTGGCTCTCTGGTCGGGGCCGGCACCGCGGCGGCGGGGCCCGAGGTCGACTTTGCCGTGCTGGGCCAGGCCTTCGTGCTTCCGCTGCTCGTGAGTCCTCTCCTCGCGATCGCCACCGGTGCCTGCGTCTATGGGACGCTTCATCGCGGGCGAATCCGCTCCGGAATCACACGAAACACCTGCGTGTGCGGCGGTCTGGAGAATCCCGTCGCTTTGCCAGTCGTCGCCAGCGGAGCCGCGGCATTTTCCCGTCCATCGTCGACGCTTACTCTGACCGTCGGTGACAACGCGGCCTGTGCCGCGCGTTACGACGGACGCGTGTTCGGTGTCGACGCAGGTCGGCTGCTCGACGGCCTGCACCTGCTCAGTGCCGGCGCGGTGAGTTTCGCCCGCGGATTGAACGACACGCCGAAGATCGCGGCGCTGCTGTTCGCGGTTCATGCGCTCGATCTCCGCTGGGGACTCGCCGCTGTCGCGAGTGCGATGGCCATCGGCGGCTTGCTGAATGCGCGCAAGGTCGCCGACACCATGAGCCATCGCCTCACCTCGATGAACCCGGGGCAGGGCTTCGCCGCCAACCTCTCCACCGCGGCGCTGGTCACGACGGCGAGCCTGCACGGCCTGCCGGTCAGCACGACGCACGTGAGCGTGGGCGCACTGCTCGGCATGGGCCTGGTAACTCGACAAACGAGATGGAAGCCCGTTGTCGGCGTGCTCGCCGCGTGGGTTGTCACGCTGCCCTGCGCCGCCCTTCTGGGCGCGCTGGCCTACGTCCTGATCCGGTGA
- a CDS encoding TIGR04283 family arsenosugar biosynthesis glycosyltransferase, protein MLKFPRPGTVKTRLVPALGAHRACELYCSLVRHTLTEVERFKASAEVAVEARLTDAPDEAAARAWLGGDIVIRDQDDGDLGQRMDRAVQVAFAEGAETVAVIGGDCPQLTDRHLASAFAALEQAEAVIGPAADGGYYLIGLRRPLPTLFRGVSWGGADVLAQTLANARAFAIEISQLATLRDLDVPDDLPLWTQTPVARAAGRGGVSVVIPTLNEQEQLPATLAAARREHPHEIIVTDGGSTDRTLEIARRHDALVLEGSAGRARQMNRGAAVATGEYLLFLHADTVLPAIYPSLVKTTLARPGVVGGAFRFAVSGEFLGRRLIERGTNWRARYRQLPYGDQGIFVRADTFAQLGGYADLPIMEDYEFVQRLRRFGRLALAPAAALTSGRRWRELGPLRTLLVNQLVILGYCLGVSPVRLADWYHRPRSWRTFRPTRPGNKVPVTTSLFPE, encoded by the coding sequence ATGCTCAAATTTCCGCGGCCCGGCACGGTGAAAACGCGGCTGGTGCCGGCGCTGGGCGCGCACCGCGCCTGCGAGCTCTACTGCTCGCTCGTCCGACACACCCTCACCGAGGTTGAACGTTTCAAGGCCAGCGCTGAAGTCGCGGTCGAAGCGCGCCTCACGGACGCGCCGGATGAGGCCGCCGCTCGCGCTTGGCTCGGCGGTGACATCGTGATTCGGGACCAGGACGACGGCGATCTCGGCCAGCGCATGGATCGCGCCGTGCAGGTCGCCTTCGCGGAAGGCGCCGAAACGGTCGCCGTGATCGGCGGAGATTGTCCGCAGCTTACGGACCGTCATCTCGCGTCCGCATTCGCCGCCCTCGAACAGGCCGAAGCCGTCATCGGCCCGGCGGCCGACGGCGGTTACTATCTGATCGGCCTCCGCCGGCCGCTGCCGACGCTTTTCCGTGGCGTTTCCTGGGGCGGCGCCGACGTGCTGGCCCAGACGCTCGCCAACGCCCGTGCGTTCGCAATCGAGATATCGCAGCTCGCGACTCTGCGCGACTTGGACGTGCCCGACGATCTTCCGCTCTGGACGCAAACTCCGGTCGCGCGCGCTGCAGGTCGTGGCGGCGTGTCGGTCGTCATTCCGACGCTCAACGAACAGGAGCAGCTACCCGCCACGCTCGCCGCGGCGCGCCGGGAACATCCGCACGAGATCATCGTCACGGACGGAGGCAGCACCGACCGAACGCTTGAAATCGCGCGCCGTCATGATGCCCTCGTGCTCGAGGGGTCGGCAGGCCGGGCCCGCCAGATGAATCGCGGGGCGGCCGTGGCCACGGGCGAGTATCTGCTTTTCCTGCACGCGGACACAGTGCTGCCCGCGATCTATCCGTCGCTCGTGAAAACGACGCTCGCCCGACCGGGCGTCGTCGGAGGCGCTTTCAGGTTTGCCGTCTCCGGTGAGTTTCTCGGCCGCCGACTGATCGAGCGCGGTACAAACTGGCGCGCGCGCTACCGGCAACTGCCCTACGGCGACCAGGGAATCTTCGTGCGCGCCGACACTTTCGCGCAGCTCGGCGGTTATGCCGACTTGCCGATCATGGAGGACTACGAGTTCGTGCAGCGGCTACGCCGATTCGGCCGGCTCGCACTCGCGCCTGCCGCGGCGCTGACCTCCGGGCGCCGCTGGCGCGAGCTTGGACCGTTGCGCACGCTGCTCGTCAATCAGCTCGTGATTCTGGGGTATTGCCTCGGCGTGTCGCCGGTCAGGCTCGCCGACTGGTATCATCGGCCTCGGTCGTGGCGGACGTTCCGACCCACGCGGCCAGGGAATAAAGTCCCGGTTACGACGTCCCTCTTTCCAGAATGA
- the arsS gene encoding arsenosugar biosynthesis radical SAM (seleno)protein ArsS (Some members of this family are selenoproteins.), with protein sequence MISFDQKLAAHGLTLTRRSVQTLQINVGRKCNQACRHCHVDAAPWRTEMMDATVAARVCEWIRAHRPEVVDITGGAPELSEHFRTFVETARDCGCRVIDRNNLTIIETPAFAWLPDYLAAHEVEVVASLPCYSAENVDAQRGEGVFAKSIRALRKLNAVGYGTRLPLSLVYNPLGAKLPPPQPELEAEYKAELRTRFGIEFTRLFALVNQPIARFAQDLREHGEWDAYLELLANSFNPATVDGLMCRSTLSVGWRGEIYDCDFNQMLGLQLRNGKALHLWGVTPAYLAGGAILTGAHCLACTAGAGSSCTGALN encoded by the coding sequence ATGATCTCTTTTGACCAAAAACTCGCCGCGCACGGCCTGACGTTGACCCGCCGCAGCGTGCAAACGCTCCAGATCAACGTCGGCCGGAAGTGCAATCAGGCCTGCCGTCACTGTCACGTGGATGCTGCGCCGTGGCGGACGGAGATGATGGACGCGACGGTCGCCGCACGGGTGTGCGAATGGATTCGGGCGCACCGCCCCGAGGTCGTCGATATCACCGGCGGCGCGCCGGAGTTGAGCGAGCATTTCCGCACGTTCGTCGAGACCGCCCGCGACTGCGGGTGCCGGGTGATCGATCGCAACAATCTCACGATCATCGAAACGCCCGCCTTCGCGTGGCTGCCGGACTATCTCGCCGCTCACGAAGTCGAGGTGGTCGCGTCGCTGCCCTGCTACAGCGCGGAGAACGTCGACGCGCAACGCGGCGAAGGCGTGTTCGCGAAAAGCATCCGGGCCCTGCGCAAGCTCAACGCCGTTGGTTACGGCACGCGCCTGCCGCTCAGCCTCGTCTACAATCCGCTCGGCGCGAAACTTCCGCCGCCGCAGCCCGAACTGGAAGCCGAGTACAAGGCGGAACTGCGCACGCGTTTCGGCATCGAGTTCACGCGGCTCTTCGCCCTCGTGAACCAGCCTATCGCCCGTTTCGCGCAGGACCTGCGCGAGCATGGCGAGTGGGACGCCTATCTCGAACTCCTCGCCAACAGCTTCAATCCTGCGACGGTGGACGGTCTCATGTGTCGCTCGACGCTGAGCGTCGGCTGGCGCGGCGAAATCTACGACTGCGATTTCAACCAGATGCTCGGCCTGCAGCTGCGCAACGGCAAGGCGCTCCACCTATGGGGCGTGACGCCCGCCTATCTGGCCGGCGGTGCGATTCTCACCGGAGCGCACTGCCTCGCATGCACGGCCGGAGCGGGCAGCAGTTGCACGGGCGCGCTCAATTGA
- a CDS encoding glycosyltransferase has product MNPDFLGRTAVLIPALNEAPCIADTVHYWQKWGAALVRVVDNGSTDATAARAREAGAEVRTEPRRGYGAAAWTGSRDLPATIEWILFSSADGSDRIEGAAAAFQTEIDSGAALVLGERVTRPDSRRRLTPMQRFGNALGCALIALGWGRRFRDLASLRVIRRDAFERLALRDRGFGWNVEMQVRALEHGLRIAEVPVHFHPRAAGESKISGNLAGVWRAGWGILTTVAKLRFARGGVETGRSSAACCTSRWRSTG; this is encoded by the coding sequence GTGAATCCCGATTTCCTGGGACGCACCGCCGTATTGATCCCGGCGTTGAACGAAGCACCGTGCATCGCCGACACGGTGCACTACTGGCAAAAGTGGGGGGCTGCGCTCGTTCGCGTCGTGGACAACGGGAGCACCGATGCCACGGCGGCGCGGGCGCGTGAAGCCGGTGCGGAGGTACGCACGGAACCGCGGCGCGGATACGGCGCGGCGGCGTGGACCGGTTCCCGCGATTTGCCGGCAACCATCGAATGGATCCTGTTCAGCTCCGCCGACGGCAGCGACCGGATCGAGGGCGCGGCGGCGGCGTTTCAAACCGAGATCGACAGCGGCGCGGCGCTCGTGCTCGGGGAGCGCGTCACCCGGCCCGACTCACGCCGTCGGCTGACGCCGATGCAGCGATTCGGCAATGCCCTGGGTTGCGCGTTGATCGCGCTCGGCTGGGGACGACGGTTTCGCGACCTCGCATCGCTGCGCGTGATCCGACGGGACGCCTTCGAACGACTGGCGTTACGGGATCGCGGCTTCGGCTGGAATGTCGAGATGCAGGTGCGCGCGCTCGAGCACGGACTGCGGATTGCGGAGGTGCCGGTGCATTTCCATCCGCGGGCCGCCGGCGAGTCGAAGATTTCGGGCAACCTTGCCGGCGTTTGGCGCGCGGGCTGGGGGATTCTGACGACGGTGGCGAAACTGCGATTCGCCCGCGGCGGCGTGGAGACCGGGCGATCCTCCGCCGCATGCTGCACGAGTCGGTGGCGCAGCACGGGCTGA